The Kineococcus rhizosphaerae region AGCGGACGAACTCGCGCTCGAACTGGCCCCGGGGCCACAGGCCCGGGGTACCGATGCTCTCCAGCACCGAGAAGGCCTGCAACGGGTTCGACTGCCACGGAGTGGCCGACAGCCCCAGCACCCGCTGGGAGCGACCACTGAGGGCCAGCGCTGCCTGCTGCTCAGGACCACCACCGGAGACGGCGGTGACCTCATCGAGCACCAGCAGGGCCGGGGCCCAGCTGGCTGCCGTGGACTCGATGCGAGCACGCAACCACTGGTAGGTCCCCACGACGACCAGGGGGCGGTCCCCCTGGCGCTCGCGGAACTGCGCCAGCACCCGAGGACCAGGGGCGGTGTTCGCCCACCGGGACTCCTTGGTCGTGGACACCGCCAGGTGCGGGCAGAACCGCTGCACCTCGGCGGCGGTCTGCTCCACCAGAGGTGCATCGGTCAAATACACCACGGCCGGGACGTTGGCCTGAGCCGGCAGCTGGTCGGTGTCGAGCATCCAGGCCGCCAGGCCGGTGGCCGTGGCGGTTTTCCCGAGACCGGTGCCCAGCGCGCACAGGGCGCGGGGGTTGTCCTGGGCGAAGGCCAAGGCCTCGAGCTGGTGGGGCATGAGCTGGCCAGCGAAGCTGACCGCACTCGAGGTCGCAGATGGCATAGTCGAAGAGTTCACGCCGAGGCCCGCATGGCGCGTCGAATCGCGATGCGCTGGAACCAGGCCTTGCGGATGGCCCTCTCTTCACTGCTTGCGTGCCGCTGGCAGCCAGTGGCCATCGTGTACGGACCGGTGCGCAATGCGCGCCCGCCGCACTTGGATCCGTTCTCCATCAGGTGTGAGCACCTGACGCCCCGCGGACGCGGCGTCTCACTGGTCGCCATGCTCGTGGTGATCGAGTTCAACATGCTTGTTCTCCTGTACTTCGATGACCGCCGTCGTGCGACGGCATGACGAGGTCGGGTGTCCGCCCTCATGGCGGCACCCTCGATGGGCATGACTGGTGACAGCGCCGACGACGAGCTCGGCGGCGCCTGTCCGAGATCGGTCGGCGACCTCTGCAGAGGTAGTCCGACCGCAACATGTGCAGGTAAGCTCAAGAGGTCGAGCGGGCCTGAAGCCCGCTCGGTCTAGTGACCACTACCTTCCGTCGGAGTCGCTTCAACGACTCCGATCAGATGTGTTCGTCAGGTCGACGCTGTGGGCGTCGGACCAGTCCCTTCTCTCCTCCTTCCGTCGTCGGGCGCTGCCAGGCCGGCTTCAACCGGACTGCTTGAGGTTCGCCCGAGCGCTGCTGCGCTCAGCGAGGGCATGGTTCAGGCGAGGCAGGACGATCAGCCCCGCTGTTGTTCACTCGGGTTTGAGAGCACTCTTTGGGGTAACCGGTGAATGGGGTAACCGGTCTATCCACGGCGAGACCACTTACCGCCTGCATGGTCGAGCAGGGAACCGTACTGCTTGCCGTCACCCGACAAGTTCTTCTCCGCCGTTGCAGCCGAAACCGTTCCACCGTTGCCTCCTGGGAACCTCTGTTCGCTGATCCAAGCGGCGGTCTCCTTCTTCGTCATGCCCTGACAGTTGGCCACGACGGCGTCTGCGATCTCCGCGTTGCGGTCAGCCGTCTTGCGCTGCTTCGCCTTCCTAGTCTCCCCAGCTTCGCGGGAGAGTGTGTCTGCGTCTTTCGTATCGACGACTGACCACTCCGCCACGCGCTCACCCCGCTCCAAGGTCTGCTTGTGGCTGCGCCCCCAGTTGCCTCGAGCGCTGAGCTCACAAAAGGTGTCGTCTCTCTTGGTCGGCTTACGGATCTCAACGAGCCAGCGCACGGCGGACTCGATGTAGGTACTACCAAGGGGCTTACCCCCCTCGGTCATGGCGGAGTTGGTGGCATGTCCAAGGATTAGGCCCACGGCACGCGAGCGGAGGCACTGGCCCATGCCCTGGATAGCGGGCTTGACGTCCTCATCCCTGGTGACCGAGCCATCCGTAGACGCGGACAAGTTGTCCAAGATGATGAGAGTCTCTTCGTCGGCCTCGAGCGCCTGGGCCAGGTCACCCCACTCCTCCAGGGTCCAGGGCCGAGACATGGTGATCACTTGGAGGTGACGTGCCGAGGTGAGCCCAAGCTCCTCGAGCCACTGGGTGTAGTCCCGCTCCCCACCGATCTCGCTGATCAGGATGACGACCCGCGTGAATGTAGGCGCTCCGTCGGCGTTCGTCAGCTGCCCCCCTAGGAACGATCGCCCGGTCAACGCGGCATAGACGAGGGCTGTCGCAAGTCCGGTCTTGTTGCTCTTGGGCGGGCCGTACCAGAGGTTCAGGCCCCGCACGAGCAAGTGCGGGATGACGAACGCCGGGTAGCGGTTGGTCTGCTCGCGAAGCTCGTCGAAGTCCTCCACACGGCACGGCAGACCCTGCAGCCGGAAGCGAAGCGCATCCGTCCGTGCTCCAGCTCCTCGGCTCAGGTCCTGCAGAGTGCCAAGGGCACGGCTGGCTTCAACTACAGGGGTAACCGAAGCGACGCTCACCGCGCACCCATCGACTGGGCGTCCATCCAGGCCGCCACCTCCGAGGGGCGGTACCTGTACTGTCGGCCGATCTTGATACGCGGGATCCCCAAGATCCCGGCGTTCGCGCGGATGTAGCGCTCACTAGTGCCCGTGAGCTTTCCCATGTCCTTGTTCGTCAGGTTGGCCGCCTCGGGGAGGCCGAGCGCCCAGGGCTGTTCGGTCTCAGAGTGCTTCCTCATGTCGTCTCCTACGTCTTCGATGCGCAGTCGGCGTGACTGCTCCGCAACCATAACACACAGCACTTGTCTAGTGCCATGTGTTGTGCAATGATCTGAGCATGACTTCTGCAACGGAGTGGACTCGGGTGGCCGCACCCGCCCCCACAGGACCCAACAGCCCGAACACCTGGGTGACCTTCGAGCGCCCGGGCTGGAGAGCCCAGTTCGGCATCCAGATCCCCGGACCGACCGACCTCGGCGCCCTCGAGCTCCGACTGGTCTTCCGGCCGGACGAGGACGACTCCTACACCTCCGTCGAGGCGACCGATGGGATCACCACTGAGATCGTCCGCAGCCTGCCTCTCGCAGATGTCCGCGCCGAGTTCGGACGACTCGGCTTGGAATGGCTGCGACAGGAGTACGACCTGACCACGATCCT contains the following coding sequences:
- a CDS encoding AAA family ATPase, which produces MEDFDELREQTNRYPAFVIPHLLVRGLNLWYGPPKSNKTGLATALVYAALTGRSFLGGQLTNADGAPTFTRVVILISEIGGERDYTQWLEELGLTSARHLQVITMSRPWTLEEWGDLAQALEADEETLIILDNLSASTDGSVTRDEDVKPAIQGMGQCLRSRAVGLILGHATNSAMTEGGKPLGSTYIESAVRWLVEIRKPTKRDDTFCELSARGNWGRSHKQTLERGERVAEWSVVDTKDADTLSREAGETRKAKQRKTADRNAEIADAVVANCQGMTKKETAAWISEQRFPGGNGGTVSAATAEKNLSGDGKQYGSLLDHAGGKWSRRG
- a CDS encoding helix-turn-helix domain-containing protein, with the protein product MRKHSETEQPWALGLPEAANLTNKDMGKLTGTSERYIRANAGILGIPRIKIGRQYRYRPSEVAAWMDAQSMGAR